In Sphingobacteriaceae bacterium, the following proteins share a genomic window:
- a CDS encoding biopolymer transporter ExbD: protein MALRKKHREAEVSTDSLSDIMFFLMLFFLILSTMVSPNAIKVALPNSVVKDQISNAVKPIHVAITKDKKYFVNTTEVTPETLESEIAKLSNAIIEPTVIMHLDKELAIQDEIDIMTICYKLKCKTVLATAPTNK from the coding sequence ATGGCTTTACGCAAAAAACACAGAGAAGCAGAAGTAAGCACCGATTCATTAAGTGATATCATGTTCTTCCTCATGCTCTTTTTCCTAATACTCTCAACAATGGTGAGTCCAAATGCTATTAAGGTCGCATTGCCCAATTCGGTTGTGAAAGATCAGATTAGTAATGCTGTTAAGCCGATTCACGTAGCTATAACAAAAGATAAAAAGTATTTTGTGAATACGACGGAAGTAACTCCTGAAACACTCGAATCAGAAATTGCAAAACTTTCGAATGCTATTATTGAACCTACTGTTATTATGCATTTGGATAAAGAATTAGCGATTCAGGATGAGATCGATATCATGACGATTTGCTACAAATTAAAATGTAAAACCGTTTTAGCAACAGCGCCTACCAATAAGTAA
- a CDS encoding biopolymer transporter ExbB produces MLNFILQAGAQAANVALAADTNAVTGIQTAATPEITETKISLFELIMKGGPIMYPIGLLLIISIYILIERLLILSRASKRNEHLVQSLKEMIHNGNISGAVAMCKNTNSPESAMIEQGVKRIGQPVLEIRTAMDKSGTNELAKLEKNMNILSIIGRIAPMFGFVGTIIGVITIFRKISESGTVEIVQISDGLYQKMVSSAGGLVVGVIAFIFYYWLNARIDKIAHNMEDTQIKFLDMLNEPTK; encoded by the coding sequence ATGCTGAATTTCATCTTACAAGCCGGCGCGCAAGCTGCCAATGTTGCCTTAGCAGCAGATACAAACGCGGTAACAGGAATACAAACCGCTGCCACTCCAGAAATAACTGAAACAAAGATCTCTCTTTTTGAATTGATCATGAAAGGTGGACCTATTATGTATCCGATTGGTTTGTTATTAATTATTTCGATTTATATTTTAATTGAACGTCTGTTAATCTTAAGCAGAGCAAGCAAACGCAACGAACACCTGGTACAAAGCTTAAAGGAAATGATCCACAACGGCAATATTTCAGGGGCTGTGGCTATGTGTAAAAACACAAACTCACCTGAAAGTGCTATGATCGAACAAGGTGTAAAACGTATTGGTCAGCCTGTTCTCGAAATTCGCACAGCCATGGACAAAAGTGGAACCAACGAATTGGCGAAACTTGAAAAAAACATGAATATCTTAAGTATTATCGGGCGTATTGCTCCTATGTTTGGATTTGTGGGTACGATTATCGGGGTAATTACCATTTTCAGAAAAATCAGTGAAAGCGGAACTGTTGAGATCGTACAGATATCTGATGGTCTGTATCAGAAAATGGTTTCTTCTGCAGGTGGTCTGGTTGTTGGTGTTATCGCTTTCATATTTTATTACTGGTTAAATGCCCGTATTGATAAAATAGCACACAACATGGAAGATACGCAGATTAAGTTTTTGGATATGTTGAATGAACCGACGAAGTAA
- a CDS encoding cobalamin-binding protein produces MQYKDQIGNRVDLAAKPLRVISLVPSQSEFLWDLGLREELIGITKFCIHPDEMFRSISRIGGTKKLDLDKIRSLKPDLIIGNKEENQKEQIEILQKEFPVWMSDIYTFEDSFQMMENLGQILEKQKETQLILEKLKASLLKIKALFKDQEVAYFIWNKPYMCAAKDTFIDHVLSYLGLENALGEFTRYPELTEEDLRRINPEVCFLSSEPFPFKEEHIKELQRCLPEAKILIVDGEVFSWYGTRLLHLEKYVQGLPLRHSEH; encoded by the coding sequence ATGCAATATAAAGATCAGATCGGAAACAGAGTTGACTTAGCAGCTAAACCGCTGCGGGTTATTTCACTTGTTCCTTCGCAGTCTGAATTTTTATGGGATTTGGGTTTGCGTGAAGAATTAATCGGCATCACCAAATTTTGCATACACCCTGATGAGATGTTCAGAAGCATCAGCAGGATAGGGGGGACAAAAAAGCTCGACTTAGATAAGATTCGAAGTTTAAAACCAGATCTGATCATTGGGAATAAAGAGGAGAATCAAAAAGAACAAATTGAAATTCTGCAAAAGGAATTCCCTGTATGGATGAGTGATATTTATACGTTTGAAGATTCTTTTCAAATGATGGAAAACCTGGGACAGATCCTGGAAAAACAAAAAGAAACGCAACTAATCCTTGAGAAGCTAAAAGCATCGCTATTAAAAATCAAAGCACTTTTTAAAGATCAGGAGGTCGCTTATTTTATTTGGAACAAGCCTTATATGTGTGCCGCGAAGGATACTTTCATAGATCACGTACTAAGTTATCTGGGACTTGAAAACGCGTTGGGAGAATTTACACGCTATCCCGAACTAACGGAAGAAGATCTTAGAAGAATAAATCCGGAGGTTTGTTTTTTATCCAGCGAACCCTTTCCTTTTAAGGAAGAACACATAAAAGAGCTACAGAGGTGTTTACCAGAGGCGAAAATTTTAATTGTAGATGGTGAGGTTTTTAGCTGGTATGGCACTAGGTTGTTGCATCTTGAAAAATACGTGCAAGGGTTACCACTAAGACACTCAGAACACTGA
- a CDS encoding dihydrofolate synthase produces the protein MTYQQTLEYLFARLPMYQRVGAAAYKADLVNTIKIAEILGKPHLKLKCIHVAGTNGKGSSSHMLAAVMQSCGYKTGLYTSPHLTDFRERIKINGKMIPKNYVIDFVQKYKEPFEQIEPSFFEWSVGLALDYFANEEVDVAIIEVGLGGRLDSTNIITPKASLITNISFDHMNLLGDTLEKISKEKAGIIKNRVPVVISQYQSETAPVFNAIAKEQKAPIEYADKNYKILKHAISKGLMQVEVLNKKDDSKKTYELDLTGIYQLKNLLGVLNVLEFVEKAGFLLQEENIKVALKNVCEITGLRGRWQKLGEKPLIIADTGHNEDGIKQILENLKDLSFTHLHFVFGAVNDKDVSKILSMLPKEATYYFVKADIPRALDENELASQAHKLKLKGSAYQTVEAGLKAAKKAANKTDLIFIGGSTFVVGDALAALNH, from the coding sequence ATGACGTATCAACAAACGCTGGAGTATTTATTCGCGCGTTTACCCATGTACCAAAGGGTTGGAGCAGCGGCTTACAAAGCAGACCTGGTCAATACCATTAAAATAGCCGAAATTCTTGGCAAACCACACTTAAAATTAAAATGCATTCATGTTGCCGGAACAAATGGCAAAGGTTCAAGCAGTCACATGCTGGCGGCGGTTATGCAAAGCTGTGGTTATAAAACCGGATTGTATACTTCTCCACATCTTACTGACTTTAGAGAACGTATTAAAATTAACGGGAAAATGATTCCGAAAAATTACGTGATTGATTTTGTACAGAAATACAAAGAACCCTTTGAACAGATAGAACCAAGTTTTTTTGAATGGAGTGTTGGACTCGCTCTGGATTATTTTGCAAATGAAGAAGTTGATGTAGCCATTATTGAAGTTGGATTAGGGGGGAGATTAGATTCGACCAATATCATCACGCCAAAAGCATCTTTGATCACAAACATTAGTTTTGATCACATGAATTTATTGGGCGACACATTAGAAAAAATCTCCAAAGAAAAAGCCGGTATCATTAAAAATCGCGTACCGGTTGTTATTAGCCAGTACCAAAGCGAAACGGCTCCGGTTTTTAATGCTATAGCCAAAGAACAGAAAGCGCCTATAGAATACGCCGACAAAAATTATAAGATTCTCAAACACGCAATTTCTAAGGGTTTGATGCAAGTAGAAGTTCTGAATAAAAAAGACGATTCTAAAAAGACCTACGAACTTGATCTTACGGGTATCTATCAACTCAAAAATTTATTGGGTGTTTTGAATGTACTTGAATTTGTAGAGAAAGCAGGATTTTTGTTGCAAGAAGAAAATATAAAAGTAGCCCTGAAAAATGTTTGTGAAATAACAGGACTTCGTGGCCGCTGGCAGAAACTCGGCGAGAAGCCTTTAATAATAGCCGATACCGGGCATAATGAAGACGGTATTAAACAAATTCTCGAAAATTTAAAAGACCTTTCATTTACCCATTTGCATTTTGTGTTTGGCGCCGTGAACGATAAAGATGTTTCTAAAATTTTAAGCATGTTACCTAAAGAAGCAACTTATTATTTTGTAAAGGCAGATATTCCAAGGGCGCTGGATGAAAACGAATTAGCAAGTCAGGCACATAAACTCAAGTTAAAAGGGTCTGCCTACCAAACAGTTGAGGCAGGGCTTAAAGCAGCGAAGAAAGCGGCGAATAAAACAGACCTGATCTTTATTGGTGGAAGTACATTTGTGGTAGGAGATGCGCTTGCTGCTTTGAACCACTAA